The Malus domestica chromosome 10, GDT2T_hap1 nucleotide sequence GTGTGGGGCTGCGGCGCCGAGGGAGCCCAGTGGACAGTGAGAGACGGCCATTCGAGAGGGTGAGAGATGATGAGGTCGTAGAGGAAAGGGCTGTTCTTCTTCCAGACCGTGTACTCTTCCTCTAAGACAGCCGATTCTTGGTCCTGGTCTTCCGCCATGGCTGCGGCAGTCAATTCGAGCTCTTTCGCATTTTCCGCTTCTTTCTGATTTCCCGCCAAATGTTGGTCTGAATGAAGGAGGGACTCAAGAGAGCGTTGGGAAATGTCTAAGGGTTTATAGGGGAACGGGGAAGAAAATTGGTTATTTTGATGGGCATGTATCTGGGCTGGTTAATTTGTATGGGGTCTCTTTTGTTGCCCAGCAATAGAAGCCCATATTTTTCTTATGGTTACAAGGGAAAACCATTTTTGTAAGGACCCATTATGAGAtttacaattgtcaacaattgTACGTGACTCACAAACAACTTATGCTACCATTTTCTTATGTTGGTACTTGATAGTTGGTAACTAGCATTTTTGTGAAGTATAGTTTGAAGGATAATGTTCTCTTCATagttgtgttttttattttttattttttatttttgagagaAACAATAGTAGCAGATTGATTCTTAGGCTAAGAACAGCTGCGAGGGGCAGTGCAAGGTAAATTACATAGACCATCCTCCACAAGGAGGTCAATAATGAAACTAGGAGGGTGGTCAAGCCATTCAAGATGGCTGCCAACGTTTAGACTGAACCTAGCTATCCAATGAGCAACTATATTGGCTTGACGGCGAACATGGCACAAAGTTGTTCAAATTTTATATAGCTTTCTTGTTCTTTCAAACTTATAAACACCACAAGTTTAGACTGAACCGTTGCCATTTTCGGTACAAAAATTTATTAACACCACAAGTTGCTCACGTGAGGTAGTTTATTGCGTGAAAGAGTAgaattgtagaagaagaaaaaatagatGTGAAAATGAAGGTTAGATTAGTGTATGTGATTTACGAGTGAAACTGAATATTTTTTACACAACTATAAGACGtcatgtattttaatttttatctatGTAGTTCTACATTGATTTTACTCGATATGAAAGTCGTCAGAGTTAGACAATCTtaccaagatttttttttaccatacaATGTTATCTATTTATCTACATAAATTAGTACCTCacgcctatatatatatatagatatattatATTAGCAGCTACAAGGCTTGCTTGACTTGGTCTTGAGCGGAATTGGCTTGGGGGGCACGGAAACTTGAGCCCCAAGATATGGGCGGTTGGAAGTCGATCGCATAATATTATCCTCAAGAAATTTCGATGACTCATGTTATTTGGGACGATATTTGAATTTAGATAAAAGGTTACGTCTAACTTTCGTCAAGCATATTAATTTAGTTTAAAGTCAGTGATGTAATGATAATTGATGATTTAAACACTGGATTCCAGCACTTGATAACGAAGTGCCATCTGCAATTGCTACCATACAAGTTTTGCTCGTTTCAATTAAGTAATGATCATGGCTGCAAGTGCCTTGTGTGTTTCTAAGGTGGCAAACAACTTGCGCACCTCCTTTCAATCATTCTTAAATATTTCAACAAAGGAATGATGCAAATGGCCAAAATTATTGTGTAATGTGTCGACGTAACACGTCGACATGCACTGGCAAAGTCATGAAGAAATCAGATTGGTCCCAAACCTACCCTAACTTTTTTCTCAGGTTCAAAATTCTAGTATGTATGCCCTTGAGTTTTTTCGTGGGCTCGGTGTTTCAATGGAGTTCACTGTAGGGGAGCAGCGAGAGAGGTTGATAAACCTGGTTCtcttttttattcttattttattctttGAAGCTTGCCATATGATTTTACACAATtgcttttttattatattatttttactatctattggagaaattttttttttcctttctattttTGTCTCGCCTTAAtgaaaaatttagaaaataattttcacattttttgctTCTTTTACACATTCTTATATATGTATATCcgttaattcatttttttatttatttaatttaattaacactCATAAATAAATATAGTGTAGAAAGACgaagaaaaatttgaaaatcactTTGCAAAATTTATGAATCCCTCACTTATTATGAGGGTCGTAATATCACAAGTTTAGATCGCGAGTTTGTGGATTAATTCGAAGAATGAGGATGACGAGGAAGACACTATTTAAGACTCAAACAAAAATTGATCGAAGCTAAATATGCcaaaattttctaaaataaaGAGAGTGTGTTGGGCCACTTCTAGATGTACTGGCTCCACCATTGCTGACACGATGTTATCAACTTACTTaggttttttagtcaaaatggtccttAAGATTTGCAttactcctcactttggtccatgagatttgaaatcaatagaagtaatctctgagtttgtccactatcaatcattttggtcatttcatgaaaaatctCCTTTAAATAAAGCTAAAATGACAATTATACTCTCAATTTTGGTCAAATCATTTGGCCCGTTGTTTATTAAAGGCCTAATAAGATAAATAGCCCCTGTGGTGACAAGGTAATTGGAAGATAGCCCtcgtggtaaaaaaaattaggatttaaactcTCGTGGTGCTAGTCtattagcaaatttagtccaaaagtaatTTTTTCGTTAAATGTCTATTAATTAAAGGGTAGACATGTACTTTAACTtgtgcaccttcttcttcctcgcctCTCTAGTCTTTCTATTACATACACTTCGCAGGATCAAACATATAGCGTCCGAAACACTGTTACTCTCTCTGCTACAATTCCTAGTTGCATTAAATGAAtgtattttctttcttatttttgtcCTTGTAGattcaagaacccaaaaaaaaaaaaaaaccatcacgAGTTTGGAGCTCTTCGCTTGTAGGAGTGGCAGTGTTGGTGTTGCGTCTTTTCCCAAGTGTCCAATTCGTGACTAAATTATGTTCATCATTTGATTCATAAATATATGGAGCCAATATACAACCTAGCCATTATTATTTTATGGCGAGCCTCTTTGTCTTTGTGTTGGCGAGGAATACAAGTTTAGTTTTACTgcgtaaaacaaaaacaaagagttTGAAGTGTCGTTTCCATCGTTAACAAGCGGAGGTGGGGCATCTGGTTtgggtgaagaagaagaagagggtttGAAGAAGGCATCGATCTTTGATTGCATTGCATGAATACATCGGATTTGAATTGAATTGGATCTAATTTTACTGAGCTtccatcatttgattttaaTGTACATTTTTATCCCTAAATTTAATTGACATTTAACGGAAAAattacttttggactaaatttgttaACGGACTAATACCACGAGGATTTAAAACCTAATTTTTGTACCACGAGAGCTATCTTCCAATTACTTTGTCACCACAGgaaccatttatccgattagacctttattaaattaaaggtatttttattattttggtccttatttaatataatttttttcaaggaatgaccaaaataattgatggtgtACATACTCAGGATctacttttattgatttcaaatttcaaataccAAAGTAATGAGTTATTTAAATCTCAGGAACTATTTTTAACTAAAAAGCCACTTAATCTATAATactgtgtttaagtttaatgaTCCAAACTTTTAACTTTTGATCGGTAATCATTTAGGCATATTATTAGTTTATAATCAACTTTGATATACAAAGACCAACACATAgccaatttcataaattttgatttatcaacaaaccaaaaaagaaattgaaaaaaaaaaagtgcaacaACACATGACATTGGCGTACTCCAAAATAATTAACCAAAATTCCAAGTCGATTCCACAAATGTCACGTGCAAAGTGACACCTCACATGACAGTGCAGGCAGCGGGGTTTTCATCACTGAACGCCGTGGTGTAACGCACTTCCGTCGAGCTCGCACGTGCCAGGTTCCCCATCTGCGGGTCCTCCACGTTCCGCACGTACCCGGACGGCGCCTTCCTGTCGTACACTCCGGCGGCGTAAGGGTGCGCCACGACGTCGTACGGGACGTAGGGCCAGAACTCCACCCTCTTCCCCGTCCGATGCGCGACACGTGCCAGAACCTTGCCGGGGTCCACGTATCCGACGACCGTCAGCTTGTGGGCCTTGCGCTCCACGTCCACCTGCGTCACGCCCCTCATTCCCTCCACCGATCTCTTCACCTTCCGCTCGCATCCTTCGCAGTCCATCTTCACCTTGATCTCCACCGTCTGATCAAAACAAAACAGTTGAACGTTTAAGTTAACTAGTATGCGAGACATTGTACACGTGGCGATTGAGAATGGATTTTACTCGGTACTGTTCTTGAAGAAACAGAGACAGTAGAATCCAGCTCAAAGGagttaaaaatgacaaaaacactTGTTGGATCTCTAAACTCAGAAAAAAAAGTACTGAGATTTGGCTATGCGTCGCTTCATCTTGttctttcagaaaaaaaaaaatagataaaagtTTTGAAAGGAAAATCTTGAATTACCTGGAATTGCCTGCGTTTCTTGAGCCTGGATCTCCCACTTGAGCAATCAAATAGATTCGAAAAATGATCCAAaacacccattttctgcccttCTGGATTTCCAACGAAATTTGCACAACAGAAATACTTTTAGGATTTCAGATAAGGACTCAAAAATCTCTCAAAGGCTTTTGATTTTGGAATGGGACACAAGTTAGCGGAGTCGAAGGGGTTTGCTCCACTTTTATAAGCAAAACCCTCTtggatattttatatttttaaaataatctgGGTCGTCCGTAAGGTCCATCAAAAGATCTCGGTCGTCAGTTGCTGTTGGCTAGAAGGGGTTTCATCGATCTGCGTCGCGACACGTGTACCTTAGGCTCCGCTGTCGATAATCTGGTGGGGGCGACTGCGTCGATGACGGACGAGGAAATCCATGCACCGACCGTGCGCGGCGTTACGAGTGAGGCCCACACTCTAATCCGGAATGGGTGGTGGGGTAAATCTGATGCGGGAGGATGGGACCCCACAGGCTACAGCATGGGCGAGCGAGTGTTCAAACATGTTGAGTGTTGAGGTCACGCTGGGGAAGTGGATCTTTCGCGGCAAGTTTCGCGACAGTATGCATGAGTTCGAACTTCCATACGGCGGTCCAACCGTCCAACGACCAAGTTTGAAAATTGGCGTGAATTTTGTAGATGTAAATTTTCGCCTTCTTCATTTTAGATAAAATTGtacttacaaaaaaattaacactttaaattaAGGtgaagagcctcacgcgcccacgatgaaaggaaatttgaaaatatagtCATTTCAAAGTATACGTATTGAAATATGACCAActgttttaaattattataatactaACCACAATTGATGTTCAAAAGACTAAATTACCCTAATGCTAAAACTTTCTTAGTTCCTCTCTTCTTCTCATTTGTGAATTCTGATTGAGTTGCTTCTCTGTTATGTCTGACATCTATCATTTCCTTAATGAGATTgatcttctctctctttccagtATACACAGCTCGCCATTGTGCTAAGTTAGTCGTCTTCTTCGAGGTTGTGGGTTGGTAGGTGATGGGTGGTTGAATCAGTTCAATGACTGCTCTATATTTGGTAAATAAAGTTTGCTATCGCAGAATCTGGGATTAAGGAAGTGAGAGGGAAAAAGATGTGTAGAGTCTGGGAGAGGAACTGGGCATGAGAAGAGAAATACCTGATCTGCGATAGCATATAAAAGTGTAATAATGCACGGAAGATAGCAAGAAGCTGCGATACAACTGATACATGCCAGTGcaacacaaaaaacaacaaaaaaacatcaaaacccAGGAAATTTTTGCATAGCCTGCAGACAAAGCCACATTGCCATAGTTAACAGTTTATCCTTGATTTTTGTACAAATGGATGAGAGAAAGAGGTCACAAACCTGTAAAGCTGCGAGAAGGCGCGTGCTAAAGATTGACCGATTGCGGATACCCAATAGAACCTAATGATCCACCTACCGCTCGAGTAGCAATCGTGAAGTTAAGGCGTTACCTGTATGGTttgtgagaagaaaaaaatggcaTTCGTTTGGGTCAAGTGGTTGGTGTGCTGATCTcttggtttaattgtttttgagtGAAGATAACAGAGTTATGCGGTAGTGGATCCTGATAGTTCAATAATAGGGATGACGttctgttgaccctagaaactacaaagcctatgtggcgcgcaggccgagtaattaatgagctaactacgtccttcggtgaatgcggggcgtgccaactcgtcggccgaggagtaaatttgttgatgttgcgttgggtcgcgctactgacttctgcgtcttacgattgtggccgagaaaggaacacgtctcgacctcttgggctctcgaacctgaagacaaggttactattcttacgaagttcaatatcaaattcggctttcaatgtgccgaatgtaatcactgtaacacctcactttgccgagaaggctgatgagatgacctcgaccaataagggttcagaaacccttctcgaccgagacttggataggtaattaaccgttctcgccgcagtgctgttgatgccaacggaagatactgcaagACCGATCAATTCTatggtgacagagctatctatgtcgacttaagatatcaccggttgcttccacagtgctgttgatgccaacggaagatgtgtcagcgaaaaaggaaaaagaaaaatcacaagttgtgagagtttgcgcagggcaattttgtattgattttgtagGGGCTCTCTGATGTTGCTTGCGCTCTCGTATTTATAACATCAAAACTCTTAGCTGTGCTGGAGAATTAAAGTTGTGGACATCCCACCATCTCTGATGATAAGCCACATCCATCTTTATCCCAATCAACAATTACCGAGTCATCAGGTAAGATCACATTGGATAAAATGGCATATGCCATCTTTTATCCCATATTTTCCCGTGCCTGAGTTCAAAATAAACAGCACCTTTATCCAAGCACCTTTATTGGCTAATGATAATCTAATCCCATCTTTATCTCCATTATATTTGCATAAATGCATGGGAGATAGTCTTCCAATCCTTCACGTACATGCATGATACCAATCTCAATCTCAAGCTGGACTCTTCCGTTTTAAACTCTTGATTTCTTGGAGATCGCCCAAATTCAGTATTAATAcctagaaaaatattaaaattcaatAGTCTAGAATCCGTTCATCCAACGGCCTCAATTACTTGGGCCGGTaatgtaaaatcgggtccaaacattgccccccagtttccttgatCTTCGGCCCGTAAGCTGAaggttaaggaaattaattgTTCACAGCCAATAAAAACCTGCCGTAGTTCTCGACTGCTGAGGTCGAAAAACTTTTGGAGAGTTGAGAAAAATAGGGGCCGAGGCAAACCACTCCTGGCAGCTCGGCCTGTCACCTATCAAAGATGTTACCTTTCCTGTCTTTCTAGCCGAATACACCAGCCGAAAGACTATACACCAACTTATCAACAATTGTCGAAAAGCCATTCTTTTTTTATACACTACTCGGCAGACTAACAGCCGAGCAAGTGTGAACATAAAATTCTCGACTTCATCTCTGCTAAATCAGTCATCTCGGTTGAATAAATAATTTGCTGAAGAATAGCACCCCATGGCCACAACCATATTCTTTGACCGAATCCGTGAATCACCTTCACTCTTCATTCCTGCTTCTCTCctcaactatatatatatatatatatatatatatatcccatGAAATGATGATGTCGGCCCCACATGGCCGTTGAAAGTCAAACCCATTCCTTCAAATTGAGGTCCACCGAGTTTCTAATGCCTTCATTAAAAACAACCCCccattttctttatatatatagttttggCCGAGAGCATCTCCCatttcctttatatatatatatatgccaagGCTTATATATGAGGTGGTCGAGGCCGAGGCCTTTGTAGAGTGGCCGAGGTCGAGACCgataccaaaaaataaaaaaaataagacaTCGGTCTGCCTATATATAAAAACCTATTTTACTCGGCCATCTACAAATTATTCCTGGGGCTTGGCTGTACAGTGCAACAACACCACGAAACCATGTGGTATTGATCAATCATTCAACTACCACAGACCCTCTATGCATcgatacatttttttttattccgttggcccccttattttcttatgcatcGGCTTAATTAGCCAgatgattaagaaaataatttattcattttcttaataaaagaaaacaaaagtggcCGAGCTATCAagaggaggaggccaacgatgttttattccaagccgagatctttttacatcaaaattttcattttgacattttcCAAAGCCGAATAAAAGATCATCTCCAAATACGTTCggcttgaaggaatattttttaTCGGTCGCCgaatgtgttaaaaaattattatgccCCTAGGCATAATTTCGGCTTTTAATTCAAATAACTTGGCTGAATGAGATTTCTCCATATCGACTTTAtcgccaataatcatatcaattggcgTAGTTTCTTGGGCTAGGCCAATATCTCGGCCTCGTTCGTCATTGGAGCATTGTTTTAACAAATTATTTTCTGAGTCGATTTGTGGCTCAAAAACTTGAATTTTTCCatctaggcctaccacactttcagtctcgaccgaaaaaataggtggcctttgttcttcggccaaattaaCAATTCTCTTAGGCCGATGTCTGATTACGACCGGAGCGGAAAATTGCCCCCCGGCCTTTGGActtaaccatttttcaaatggaattgatctgtaatcagaaacataaggaaaattttcttcatctaGCCAGGCATTAAATCGAGCCCTGTCTTCATTTACCCATTGCCCTTGCAGGGTAACATGAGCTTTTATTTTCAACATGCAAGCGAATGACTTTTGCATCTCTCTATGGCCACGAAGAACTTTTTCTGCTTCCAAAGATTTTTTACATTCCTCATTATGTTTTTGCAATTCCTCCAGGAGCTCGTACAATCGGCTACGTTGAGCCAGATTggaatcttgatatatcatatgaacttcgtagtatTAGCACtggatccca carries:
- the LOC114827637 gene encoding heavy metal-associated isoprenylated plant protein 26-like, which encodes MGVLDHFSNLFDCSSGRSRLKKRRQFQTVEIKVKMDCEGCERKVKRSVEGMRGVTQVDVERKAHKLTVVGYVDPGKVLARVAHRTGKRVEFWPYVPYDVVAHPYAAGVYDRKAPSGYVRNVEDPQMGNLARASSTEVRYTTAFSDENPAACTVM